The following are from one region of the Cervus canadensis isolate Bull #8, Minnesota chromosome 21, ASM1932006v1, whole genome shotgun sequence genome:
- the LOC122423340 gene encoding antigen WC1.1-like isoform X2 has product MGIRRVVSVYSVMFFSTLRFLSDDSVNKMPCYMRDDEDNNDHRSAPAPDQRTDARGEDYDDAEEVPLPGAPSASQGSEEEVPPEKVDTTRSSQTGSSLNISREATDPGEEESPWFLQGEEADTEYDDVELSALETSIVTFT; this is encoded by the exons ATGGGTATCAGGAGGGTCGTTTCTGTGTATTCTGTGATGTTTTTCTCCACTTTACGATTCCTGTCAGATGACTCAGTGAATAAAATGCCATGTTACATGAGGGACGATGAAGACAACAATGACCACAGATCCGCTCCTG CCCCAGATCAGAGGACTGATGCCCGTGGTGAGGATTACGATGATGCTGAAGAGGTACCATTGCCTGGGGCTCCTTCTGCCTCTCAGGGGAGTGAGGAGGAAGTGCCCCCAGAGAAGGTGGATACAACGAGGTCCTCTCAGACAG GTTCTTCTCTGAATATCTCTAGAGAGGCGACTGATCCTGGGGAAGAAGAGAGCCCCTGGTTTCTCCAGGGGGAGGAAGCGGACACTGAGTACGATGATGTTGAATTAAGTGCCTTGGAAACATCCATAGTTACTTTCACATGA
- the LOC122423340 gene encoding antigen WC1.1-like isoform X1: MGIRRVVSVYSVMFFSTLRFLSDDSVNKMPCYMRDDEDNNDHRSAPGNRAPDQRTDARGEDYDDAEEVPLPGAPSASQGSEEEVPPEKVDTTRSSQTGSSLNISREATDPGEEESPWFLQGEEADTEYDDVELSALETSIVTFT; this comes from the exons ATGGGTATCAGGAGGGTCGTTTCTGTGTATTCTGTGATGTTTTTCTCCACTTTACGATTCCTGTCAGATGACTCAGTGAATAAAATGCCATGTTACATGAGGGACGATGAAGACAACAATGACCACAGATCCGCTCCTGGTAATAGAG CCCCAGATCAGAGGACTGATGCCCGTGGTGAGGATTACGATGATGCTGAAGAGGTACCATTGCCTGGGGCTCCTTCTGCCTCTCAGGGGAGTGAGGAGGAAGTGCCCCCAGAGAAGGTGGATACAACGAGGTCCTCTCAGACAG GTTCTTCTCTGAATATCTCTAGAGAGGCGACTGATCCTGGGGAAGAAGAGAGCCCCTGGTTTCTCCAGGGGGAGGAAGCGGACACTGAGTACGATGATGTTGAATTAAGTGCCTTGGAAACATCCATAGTTACTTTCACATGA